The nucleotide window GTTGGCTGATTGGTGAAGGAAAGATTGCAGCGATTAGCAGTTTGAGGCAGGTTGCTCCGTTGGAGGACCATTTTTCGCTTCTTCTCCTTCCCTTGGGGGCCATTTATAAAGTCTTTCCCTCTACATTCACCTTCATCGGTTTGCAGTCGATTGCTTTGGGGGCACTTCCTGCCATTGCTGCGTCTCTAGCTGTCAAGCGTCAGATTGATGCTCGGCTCATCTGGGCATTAATCTGCGCAATCGTTCTTTGTCCTTATAGCTTTTTGGTCAATAGGGGGGACTTCCATCCAGATGTCCTCACGATTCCATTCATGATTGTGGCTATTCATGAGGTAACTCAGGATCGAAGATGGCGCTATTATCTTTGCCTATTAATTACACTTTTTGCGAAAAATGCCCAAGCACTGTTTGGGCTGGGCTTGGGTTTGTATGCGTTTACAAAGGGTAGGTATCTGAGGGGGCTCATTTCAATTGTAATTTCAATCTTTTGGTGGTTCTTGGCAACGCATCTTTCTTCTGCAGGGGGAGATCATGTTGCCATGCGTTTGGGCTATTTGGGTGATACGAAACTCGAGATGCTTGCAACATTGCTTGTGCGGCCTTGGATTGTTTTTAGTGTTGCCTCTCCTGAGAGTATTTTTCTCTATACCTTAGGACTTTCGCTTCCCTTCCTTGCTCTTCTTCGGAAGCCAGCGTTGGCATGTTTGCTTGGTGCGGCCCCTGTTTACTTGGTGAATGTTATCTCCGATTCAGGTATTCAGCGTGAGCTAAATCACCATTACTCGATTCCAGTATTAGCCTTTTTGATTGCTGGTTGCCTTGATTCGTTGCCGTTAATCTCAGTTAAGGCGCGTCGTATTCAGAAGAATGTATTCAATGCCACCTTAGTCTTGTCCATGGTGGCCTTTTTGGGTTACTCGCGAGTGATGTATTTTAAATCCCGTTAC belongs to Synechococcus sp. WH 7805 and includes:
- a CDS encoding DUF2079 domain-containing protein — encoded protein: MAIGFKQGSSIEHAAFVVSIVYASILFATAAVQHYLFGTQVWDIGLFEQFSWLIGEGKIAAISSLRQVAPLEDHFSLLLLPLGAIYKVFPSTFTFIGLQSIALGALPAIAASLAVKRQIDARLIWALICAIVLCPYSFLVNRGDFHPDVLTIPFMIVAIHEVTQDRRWRYYLCLLITLFAKNAQALFGLGLGLYAFTKGRYLRGLISIVISIFWWFLATHLSSAGGDHVAMRLGYLGDTKLEMLATLLVRPWIVFSVASPESIFLYTLGLSLPFLALLRKPALACLLGAAPVYLVNVISDSGIQRELNHHYSIPVLAFLIAGCLDSLPLISVKARRIQKNVFNATLVLSMVAFLGYSRVMYFKSRYLPRLPEAVAFQSVVSGIGSQESVLASSNYVVHLAGREKISQVEKEDYKVKWPFDVIIFPSEKALINVRGRLKEVGKTKIGRTMNQVLERAKASGMSCSQPNDYVRLCRKGAG